The DNA region GTAAATATCTCGACAGCGGGATTCTCGACAAGGAACCCGGCGCCTTTCTTAGCGGCCTTGCCTCCGGCCATAAAGATCTCGCCTATCTTGAATTCCCGCTCGTTTATCTCGGCAATCCGCTCGGAAAAAGGATATTTATCGATCACCTTCTGATACGACTTGAACGCCGCATAGAGATTACCCTGCGATTCATCGATCAACCCCAGATAATACTGGCTCTCCGCCGCCTCAGCGGATTTAGGATAATTCTTCATCAATTTCCTGAATTCGCGCTTAGCCTGCTCGTGATTCTTCGCCTCATAAAAGGATTTAGCCAGGTCAAACTGGCCCTTGGGAGTAGCCTTGACCGAGGTCTTGGGATTTGTCCACTTGCCGGTCTTAGGCGTCCATATCCAGTAAGGATAAGCGCTTTCCACGCCCAATCCTAAGAAAATAACTATAAAAACCAAGAATATTCTTTTCATAATATTCTAAGTTAACACAGCGAAATAGCTTTGTCAATACATTCTCAAGCGGGTTCTTTACCGGAGGTAAAAATAGGCTTTAGGCAGGCTGATCAACAGGAAATTTACCTGTATAAGCAGGTTGACCGCCAGTTCCGCAACTGGGACTAAACTCGCGCAGAGCCAAGCGGATAACCAATTTGTAACTACCAGGCTGAAACCCAGCAGGGTGATTAATCCGGCTAACGGCACAATAACCAGGTTAGCCAATACAGTCACCGGGGAAACCATGCCGAAATAATAGGCGATGAATCCGGCAGTGCAGATCCAGGCGGAAAAAGATACCAGAAAACTGTCAATAAAGCATGCGGCAACCCGCGCCTTTAGCTTTTCCATATTCAACATCCTTTTAAGGACCGGGTATAAATAGACTAAGGCGATGACGCTGACAAAAGAAAGCTGAAAACCTATGTCAAACAATTCCCGGGGTTCAATCACCAAAATAAGCAACGCGGCTGCCGCGCAGGCATTATAGATATCCGCTTCCCTTCTCAGATAATAGGCGAAGCCCAGAACCAAAGCCATTATTGTGGCCCGGACAACCGGGTTGCTGGCTCCGGTCATCAAACAATAAACCAGCATTAAAGGCAAAGCCAGATAAAAACGGATATTACGGCTTATCCGGAAGATCTTGAGGCCCGAGAAGATCAGAACAATAACAATCCCCACATTAAATCCGCTGACCACCAGAATATGCACTGTGCCGGATTTCATCATTGATCTGTAAATAAGCGGCGGCACGCCTTTTTTCTCGCCCAGAACCATCGCGTCAATGATCCCCGCGGCTGCCGGTGAAAGGCGCTTATAAATAACCCGCTCTATTCCCTGCTTTAACCTGAAACTGAATCTCTTAAGCAGGCTCGCCTTATTTTGCCCCAGGACGATTGCCCGGATCGGATTGTCTACTTTCATTAACAGATATACGCCCTGGTCATACAGGTAATCCGCGTAGCCTCTCTTTCTCCGGGAAGGTCCGGAGCCTGCGCCGAAGAAAGGGCGGACTAATCTTCCGGACAAAAGCAGGATATCCCCGCAATTCAAAAACTTTTCCCCGTTGATATTAACTATAAGCTTACCGCAGCAATTGCGTTTAGACCGGTCAAGGCAGAATTCGCGGCTCGCCAGCATAAAGCTGGTTTTACCGTCCCGGAATACCGGCTGGTCGACAATATAACCTTTAACCTGACAGATATTATCCCTGGCCTTATAACCCAACCAGCGGATGTGAGACGCCGGCAATACCCGGCTGTTGGCGTAAGAAGCGGACCCGGAACAAAAAACCAGCAATAATATCAGCGTATCTTTGTACCTGTTCCGGGAGGGCAGACAAAATACAGCCAGGCATAATCCCGCTGTCAGTCCGTAACTAACAATGAACGGCATCTTTAACGCGGCGCAACAGATTATCCCTGAACAAAAAAGAGCTGTTATCCAAACAAGGGGATGTTTCATCGGCCTATTCCACGAAAACCGACTGCCTCAAGCGTTCAAACCGGGATTTATTCAGGCCCTTTAACCGGCTTAACTCCTGCAGATCATTGATCCTGCTTTTTTTCAGGCGGTATTCGATTATGCGCTGGGCCAGCTTCTCCCCTATCCCCGGGATGCTCTTTAAAGCCGCCTTGTCCGCCTGATTAATGTTGATCTTACCGGCATTGCAGCTGATGCAGGCAAAGGCCCTTACCGGAGCATACCTCTTGGACAAAAATTTAATGCCGATACCCAGCAAGGTCATGCATAAAAGAAACAGTATGGCCTTGCGTTCCTGGCTGGTGA from Candidatus Omnitrophota bacterium includes:
- a CDS encoding ComEC family competence protein, whose protein sequence is MKHPLVWITALFCSGIICCAALKMPFIVSYGLTAGLCLAVFCLPSRNRYKDTLILLLVFCSGSASYANSRVLPASHIRWLGYKARDNICQVKGYIVDQPVFRDGKTSFMLASREFCLDRSKRNCCGKLIVNINGEKFLNCGDILLLSGRLVRPFFGAGSGPSRRKRGYADYLYDQGVYLLMKVDNPIRAIVLGQNKASLLKRFSFRLKQGIERVIYKRLSPAAAGIIDAMVLGEKKGVPPLIYRSMMKSGTVHILVVSGFNVGIVIVLIFSGLKIFRISRNIRFYLALPLMLVYCLMTGASNPVVRATIMALVLGFAYYLRREADIYNACAAAALLILVIEPRELFDIGFQLSFVSVIALVYLYPVLKRMLNMEKLKARVAACFIDSFLVSFSAWICTAGFIAYYFGMVSPVTVLANLVIVPLAGLITLLGFSLVVTNWLSAWLCASLVPVAELAVNLLIQVNFLLISLPKAYFYLR
- a CDS encoding helix-hairpin-helix domain-containing protein; this encodes MFVFTSQERKAILFLLCMTLLGIGIKFLSKRYAPVRAFACISCNAGKININQADKAALKSIPGIGEKLAQRIIEYRLKKSRINDLQELSRLKGLNKSRFERLRQSVFVE